The Streptomyces noursei ATCC 11455 sequence GCGGTGCATCGGGATTCTCAGACCCTGTGCCTGCGGGGTTGACCTGCTCAGCGTGCTCGTCCGCGGTGCCCTTGTGCAGCGTCACTACCGCAGCCGGCGCGCGGCCTTCTTCATCGACAACACCCTCCGCATCTCCTTCCGCTGGTTCCCCGGTGGGAGGCTGCATCGGGAACCGGTGAATGGTGGCAGGACCGGCGGCCGCCGCGAGCGCCGCAAACGGCGTCCCCTCCTCGATGTGCCCATCCGTCTCGGGGATTTGGGTGGGATCAGGGACGTTCCGCCACGGGCCCTCGGCTGGCCGGGCGGGTTCCTCGGCAGTGCGCAAGTCGGCGATGAACTGGGCGTAGTCCTGGTCGGTGACGTGCTGGATGACCACACGGCTGGACAGCGCACTGCAGGTCTGCTCGTCGCCATCGGCACGCAGGATCTCCGCTTCGGGAAAGCAGGCGGCGGTGCGGGCAGCGGGGAGCACCAGCGCGACGGGCAGGTCCCGGGCGGCGGCGACGGCATCGGCCAGGTCCCACGCGTCCTGCTCCTCGGCGTCGGCAGCGCAGATCAGCAGCCACGGCAGTGGTTTGGTCTCGGCGTCGACAGATTGATGCTGCTCCAGTAGGAGTTCGCCCAGGTCCCGGGTGGCGGCCCGCAGGTGGGGCACCGCCCGGACACGACCCTGGGGGAGAAGGGTGGACAACTCCTCTCCCAGTCCCACGGTGAGGATCTCGGTGCGGTCGCTCCAACTGCATGTCGCGGCCTCCATCGCGATGGCCCGTACCACCGTGCGCACCTCCGCCTCGTTGCCCTCGATCAAAAGGGTGCGGGTGTGGGGGAGGTTGACCAGCAGCAGATCGCCATCGGGGTTGCTGCCGATGGTCACCAGGCCCGGCCACGGCGCGGGCACCTTCCGCGCCTGGTCGGCGTCGAGCAACTGAGCCTTCTCGGGCAGGGTCCACCACCCGTCCGCCCCCGCGGTGAACGGCGGGATCGGTGCCGTGGCGGGGGCGTCGGGCCGAAGTTCCACGGTTCGGCCGGTGACTCGGGCGCCGTGCAGCGCCGGCAGTTTTTCGCCCTGGTCGAGCAGGTGGTGGTGCAGGGTGCGCGCGGCGGTGTCCAGAAGCTGGACGCTGCCGGGTTCGGCGGCCGCGGCCAGGGACTGCTCCAGTGCGCTGGCTTCGTCGGGCATGGCGATCGTCTCGCCCGCCTTGCGTCGTCGCTGTTGGAGGATGCGTTTCAGCGCCAGCCCGCCGGTCAGCGCCGCAGCCAGTAGTGCCCCGATTCCGGCGAGTTGCTGGGTCCCGATGCCGGTGTCGGACTGGTGGCTGACGTTCCTCGCGTCCGGTGCCGCAGGGCCCGCCGAGGTAGGAGAGGGATGAGCGGTGCTGGGTTCAGAAGTGGGGGTCGGCGTGGGGGAGGGGTGCGCCGCCGGGGGAGCGGCGGCCGCCGTGTGCGTCGGGTCGGCTGAGGACGGACCGGCGGGTTGCTCCGGTTGCTTGGGACGGGGCGAGGCATGGTTGTTCTGGTGGGGCAGGGCTTGGGTATCTCGATCACGCTGGGCGCCCGGTGAGCCCTGGCTCGGGGCGGGGCGGTGCAACGTGTCGGGAGGCGGGGCGGATTTTGAGGATTTCGTGCCGTCGCTGGTCGGTGAGGGCACCGTCAGGTGCTGCCCGGGGTAGATGAGGCCGGGGTCGGTGAACCGCGCGTTGCGGTTGGCTTCGAAGATCCGCGGATACTGGGAGGCGTCGCCGAGTTGCTGCCGGGCGATGTCGGAGAGTGTCTGGCCCTCCTTGACCACCACGGTCCGCGCCTTGGCATCGTGGGGTTGTCCGGCGTGCTGCCCAGTATCTGGTAGCCGCAGTACCCACCCCGGCTGTATGAACCCCTCAGCGTGGAAGATCGCGCCGTCTGGCATGGTGCGGCCCTCGTTGAGGTCGGCGATAGCCGTCCACAACTCCCCGTTACCCAACTCCTTCTCGGCAATGCCCCACAGACTCTCCGCCGGCCTGACCTCCCGCACGGTGTAGGTGCGCTGCGTCTGCGTCTGAGCCGCCTGGACCATAGGACCGTCCATCTGCGCTGTCCTCGCGGCCGGCGTCGCGTCGCCAAGCGAGGACGGGCCACGAGCCGGCCCAGCACTTGGATGAGCGCTGATGGCATGAGCAGAGACGGGAGCCGCCAGCGCGGTGCCGGTCGGCAGGAGCACCACGATGCTGCTGATGAGCGTCGCCGCGGCACGCTGGCTGACCGCCAGGGACCACCTCGGGCGGATGACGCGGCCACGGACCTGCGCGACGATCTCGACCAACACGCTCAGCGTGAACTGCGCCCAGGCCAGCCAGGCGACGGCCAGCACGACCACCAGGGCCGCAGCACCGGTATCGGGACGGCTGAGCAGGTGGAACAGAGCATCGCCACCGCTGGCCCACACCAGGGGCGACGCCATCGCAAGACCGACCGGAGCCCCGATCATCGCAGCGGCCAGCACCACCACGCTGACGACCGCGCGCACCACCGCACCCGGCTTCCGGAGAACACCCCGGTGGTGAGAAACAGTAGGCATCAGGATCCCTCCTCGACTGCCACGCCACGGACGAGGCTGGCGTGCCCGTGGCCGGACACCGCCAGCTCCAGGGGCAGGAACTTCGCGGCGTAGGCGGTGTGCACGCTGACGCTCAGCTGACGGCCGCCGCTGGAGACCGTCACGGTCGCAGACGCACCGTGCGCCCGCAGATATGCCTGCGCGGCCGCCCGGGCGGCCTGCGGATCAACCACCACCTGCCGACCGGGCACAGCCTGGGCCGGATCGACGGCCTGACTCCCGGCCCGCGCCGCCTCCGTCGCCAACGCATCGGCCTGCTCCACCGCCCGCACCCGCCCGTACCCGTCGACGAGCAGTCCGATCAGCGCCAGTAGCGCCACGGCGCAGATCGCCGTGTACACCGAGATCGATCCACGATCCCCTCGCCACCCTCCCCACCGGTGCGTCATGAGCCCGCCACTCGCTCTCGGTAGGTGTCCACCACGGAGGTGAACGTCCCCGTCAGTGTGTGCGCCCCCGGCAGGGGCAGCAGCAGATCCGTCAGTTTCACGCTGCACCGCACCGTGGCCGTCACCGCGGCGGGCTGACCGACGGGGGCATTGAGACCGCTGGTGTCGACCGACACGCTGGTACTCGCACACGACACCCCCTGGCGGCCGAGCGTGTCGCGAGCTGCGGCAAGGGCGCCAGTCTGCGCGGCCTCGACGCTGCGAGCCAAAGATGCTTCGCGGGCCGCATCGGCAGCCGCCGCATCCACATGGGAGCCGGACAGCACCAGGCGGCCGGCGGCGATGGCCAGGCACACCAGCATCACCAGCAACGGCGTCACGATGGCTGCCTCGACCGCCTGACTGCCCCGGTCATCGCCAAACCGCCAGCGCACACGCATCTCAGCCTCCGGGCGAGGTGTAGCGCTCGATAGGGCCCGTCGCGACCTGAGTGATCTGCAGCCCGGGAACGCCCGGCAGCAGCGACAAGGCACGCCCCGTGACCTCGATACGGACACGCTCCCCGGTGCCGGCCGCCTGAACCGTGGCGCCGGTGAGCAGATCCCCGGCGGTCCGGTCCAGCACCGAGCGGGCACGCTCCTGCCCCTGGCCGAGCGTGGCGTGGTAACTCCGTGCGGCGGCAGCGCCTTCACGTGCAGCGGTCAGCGCGATGCCGCGCGCCAGGAACCACAGCCCCGCCTGCACCACGGCGAGGGTCAGCACGATGATGGCCGGCAGCACGATCGCCATCTGCACCGATGCCTCCCCCTGATCCCGCCGCCACCACCTTCCTCGGCCATCGCTGTTTCCCCCGCTGCCGGGCATGGTTCACACGCCCCCCAGCTTGCCGTCGTACTTCTTGACCACCGCGGCGATGGTGCCAGCGATCACGATCGCTCCACCAATGGCGGCAGCCCAGATGATGACGGTGGTGATGCTGATGTCCCCGCGATCGGGCTGTGCCAGCGACTTGGCCATCCGCTCGCGGTAGTCGGCAGCCCACACAGAGGCGCGCGCCACCAGTTTGGTCAACATGACGTTCTCCCTTCGACGAGTCAGGTAGCGACGATGCGGATGACGGCCGGGAAGGCGAGAAGCAGCATGACCAGCACAGCGAGCAGGGCACCGGGAGCGGTCATCTTCTCGCTGTCGGCATTGGCCTCGGCCGCCTGCGCCTCCAACAGTTCGGTACGCAACGCCCGGGCTCGACCGCGCAGCGTGGAGTAGACGGCCGCACCGTCGTCGCTGGACTGCCGCATGATGTCGGCGACGTCGCTCAGCACGGGCAGACCCAACTCCTCGGTCATGTCGGCCAACGCCTGCCATGGCGCGATCTTGTCGATCCGGGCGCGCGCCAGCGCCTGCCCGATCCGCTGGAACGCCCATCCCTCACCGACACCCGCGGCCTGTTCCAGGGCCTCGGTCGGCCCGGCGTCCCCGGCCCGCTTGAGCGCAACCAGGTCCAGGTAGGCCGCCATAGCATGGGCGAACTCCTCCCGAGCCCGCTTCGCCTGGTCCCGCACCGACAGGTCGGGAACGAACCACAACA is a genomic window containing:
- a CDS encoding LysM peptidoglycan-binding domain-containing protein, whose amino-acid sequence is MPTVSHHRGVLRKPGAVVRAVVSVVVLAAAMIGAPVGLAMASPLVWASGGDALFHLLSRPDTGAAALVVVLAVAWLAWAQFTLSVLVEIVAQVRGRVIRPRWSLAVSQRAAATLISSIVVLLPTGTALAAPVSAHAISAHPSAGPARGPSSLGDATPAARTAQMDGPMVQAAQTQTQRTYTVREVRPAESLWGIAEKELGNGELWTAIADLNEGRTMPDGAIFHAEGFIQPGWVLRLPDTGQHAGQPHDAKARTVVVKEGQTLSDIARQQLGDASQYPRIFEANRNARFTDPGLIYPGQHLTVPSPTSDGTKSSKSAPPPDTLHRPAPSQGSPGAQRDRDTQALPHQNNHASPRPKQPEQPAGPSSADPTHTAAAAPPAAHPSPTPTPTSEPSTAHPSPTSAGPAAPDARNVSHQSDTGIGTQQLAGIGALLAAALTGGLALKRILQQRRRKAGETIAMPDEASALEQSLAAAAEPGSVQLLDTAARTLHHHLLDQGEKLPALHGARVTGRTVELRPDAPATAPIPPFTAGADGWWTLPEKAQLLDADQARKVPAPWPGLVTIGSNPDGDLLLVNLPHTRTLLIEGNEAEVRTVVRAIAMEAATCSWSDRTEILTVGLGEELSTLLPQGRVRAVPHLRAATRDLGELLLEQHQSVDAETKPLPWLLICAADAEEQDAWDLADAVAAARDLPVALVLPAARTAACFPEAEILRADGDEQTCSALSSRVVIQHVTDQDYAQFIADLRTAEEPARPAEGPWRNVPDPTQIPETDGHIEEGTPFAALAAAAGPATIHRFPMQPPTGEPAEGDAEGVVDEEGRAPAAVVTLHKGTADEHAEQVNPAGTGSENPDAPQIQVLGPVAVTGIQASGHGGKLASLAALLFFKPGRGAEALCEAMDPASPWSRATLQSRMSELRSRLGSDTDGELYLPRHLNAGYRLSPAVRCDWVRFQHLAEQGLALGPDVGLAQLEEALELVRGRPFEGGDHAWAAPLLQEMLARITDVAHTIATWRLTGPSKDLDAARRSITIGLEVDDSAELLYQGWMKIEHAAGNRAGIYKAVEALQTVNRRLDVGMLPASEALIEKLLASPAHAEVM
- a CDS encoding TadE family protein, with protein sequence MRVRWRFGDDRGSQAVEAAIVTPLLVMLVCLAIAAGRLVLSGSHVDAAAADAAREASLARSVEAAQTGALAAARDTLGRQGVSCASTSVSVDTSGLNAPVGQPAAVTATVRCSVKLTDLLLPLPGAHTLTGTFTSVVDTYRERVAGS
- a CDS encoding TadE/TadG family type IV pilus assembly protein; translation: MAIVLPAIIVLTLAVVQAGLWFLARGIALTAAREGAAAARSYHATLGQGQERARSVLDRTAGDLLTGATVQAAGTGERVRIEVTGRALSLLPGVPGLQITQVATGPIERYTSPGG
- a CDS encoding type II secretion system F family protein yields the protein MSVVPGVIAGVAAGGGLALLVGELGRVQPSLEQSLRRASGGVAVAAAASRDEAVGRWVLQRLRHVPGVSIPTRNLLLLQQAPERFVVLKVGMAVLGLLLPSVALLPWMFLGGGVPFVVPTAAGLAAAAVLWFVPDLSVRDQAKRAREEFAHAMAAYLDLVALKRAGDAGPTEALEQAAGVGEGWAFQRIGQALARARIDKIAPWQALADMTEELGLPVLSDVADIMRQSSDDGAAVYSTLRGRARALRTELLEAQAAEANADSEKMTAPGALLAVLVMLLLAFPAVIRIVAT